In Oryza brachyantha chromosome 2, ObraRS2, whole genome shotgun sequence, a single window of DNA contains:
- the LOC102703656 gene encoding L-arabinokinase, with translation MRIPGGDEEAVSAPPQHLVFAYYITGHGFGHATRALEVVRHLIAAGHDVHVVTGAPEFVFTTEIKLPNLHIRKVLLDCGAVQADALTVDRLASLEKYHQTAVVPRESILRTEVEWLNSIKADLVVSDVVPVACRAAADAGIRSVCVTNFSWDFIYAEYVVVAGHHHRSIVWQIAEDYSHCEFLLRLPGYCPMPAFRDVIDVPLVVRRLHKSRSEVRKELGIEDDVKMVIFNFGGQPAGWKLKKEWLPDGWICLVCGASATQELPPNFIKLAKDAYTPDLMAASDCMLGKIGYGTVSEALAYKLPFVFVRRDYFNEEPFLRNMLEHYQCGIEMIRRDLLTGHWKPYLQRAVTLHPCYDGPTNGGEVAAHILQDTAVGKKYISGKLSGARRLRDAIVLGYQLQRAPGRDVGIPDWYSLSEKETGVRPAPTYHEANGSVESSFEDFEILHGDMQGLTDTMAFLTSLSGLVGNDPRSPEKQSRERSAASVFFDWEEEIYVARAPGRLDVMGGIADYSGSLVLQMPIREACHVALQRSNPIKQKLWKHTQARQLANGGAVPLLQIVSFGSELSNRAPTFDMDLSDFMDGDKPMSYDKAKEYFSQDPSQRWAAYVAGTILVLMTELGVVFRDSMSILVSSSVPEGKGVSSSASVEVASMSAIAAAYGLNIPPRDLAILCQKVENCIVGAPCGVMDQMTSACGEANKLLAMICQPAEVKELVSIPTHIRFWGLDSGIRHSVGGTDYGSVRVGTYMGRKMIKCAASDLLSQSLPSCPPMQSGDTNSDEYEEHGVDLLKSEASLEYLCSLPPHRYEAVYARDIPEIITGDTFLEKYGDHNDAVTVVDPKRSYCVKAPTRHPIYENFRVEAFKALLTAAKTDEQLSALGELMYQCHYSYNACGLGSDGTDRLVNLVQEFQHRKNSQDGSPSLFGAKITGGGSGGSVCVIGKNCLKSSEEIFEIQKRYKAATGYLPIVFDGSSPGAGKFGYLKIRRRST, from the exons atgaggattCCGggaggcgacgaggaggcggtgtcggcgccgccgcagcacctGGTCTTCGCGTACTACATCACCGGCCATGGCTTCGGCCACGCCACCCGCGCGCTCGag GTGGTGAGGCACCTGATCGCGGCGGGGCACGACGTGCACGTGGTGACCGGCGCGCCGGAGTTCGTCTTCACCACCGAGATCAAGTTGCCCAACCTCCACATCCGCAAGGTGCTGCTCGACTGCGGCGCCGTCCAGGCCGACGCCCTCACCGTCgaccgcctcgcctccctcgagAAG TATCATCAGACGGCCGTGGTGCCAAGAGAGTCGATTCTGAGGACTGAGGTGGAATGGCTCAACTCGATCAAGGCCGATTTAGTG GTTTCGGATGTCGTCCCCGTCGCCTGCAGGGCGGCTGCAGATGCGGGCATTCGATCGGTTTGCGTCACAAATTTCAG CTGGGACTTCATTTATGCAGAATATGTTGTAGTAGCTGGACACCATCATCGTTCAATTGTGTGGCAG ATAGCAGAAGATTATTCACATTGTGAATTCTTACTACGACTCCCTGGATACTGCCCTA TGCCTGCTTTCCGTGATGTGATTGATGTTCCTCTTGTGGTGAGAAGATTGCATAAATCTAGATCTGAG GTGAGGAAGGAACTAGGAATTGAAGATGATGTTAAGATGGTCATTTTCAACTTTGGAGGACAG CCAGCAGGATGGAAATTGAAGAAAGAGTGGTTGCCTGATGGATGGATCTGTTTG gtATGTGGTGCATCTGCAACTCAAGAGCTTCctccaaatttcattaagctCGCAAAGGATGCCTACACACCTGATTTAATGGCAGCATCTGACTGTATGCTTG GGAAAATTGGGTATGGCACTGTGAGTGAGGCTTTGGCATATAAACTGCCATTTGTATTTGTTCGTAGAGATTATTTCAATGAAGAGCCATTTTTGAGGAATATGCTTGAG CATTATCAATGTGGCATTGAGATGATACGGAGGGATTTACTCACTGGACATTGGAAACCTTATCTGCAACGTGCTGTAACACTTCATCCTTGCTATGATGGTCCAACAAATGGTGGCGAG GTGGCTGCACATATCCTCCAAGACACTGCTGTTGGCAAGAAGTATATTTCTGGCAAG TTGAGCGGAGCAAGACGTTTGCGTGATGCCATAGTTCTAGGATATCAACTACAAAGGGCTCCAGGGAGGGATGTAGGAATTCCTGATTGGTATTCTCTGTCTGAGAAGGAAACTGGTGTTCGTCCAGCACCAACATATCATGAGGCTAATGGAAGTGTGGAGTC ATCTTTCGAGGACTTCGAGATACTCCATGGAGACATGCAAGGGTTAACTGATACAATGGCATTTTTGACGAGTTTATCAGGACTTGTTGGAAATGATCCAAGGAGCCCTGAGAAGCAATCCCGAGAGAGGTCTGCTGCTTCTGTTTTCTTTGACTGGGAG GAGGAAATATATGTTGCAAGAGCACCTGGACGATTAGATGTCATGGGTGGTATTGCAGATTATTCAGGAAGTCTTGTACTACAG ATGCCTATTCGAGAGGCCTGTCATGTTGCTCTTCAGAGAAGTAATCCTATCAAGCAGAAGCTATGGAAGCACACACAGGCTAGGCAACTAGCAAATGGTGGAGCAGTGCCGTTGTTACAGATT GTATCATTTGGTTCTGAATTGAGTAATCGGGCACCAACCTTTGATATGGATCTGTCTGATTTCATGGATGGTGACAAACCAATGTCCTATGATAAGGCCAAAGAGTATTTCTCTCAGGACCCATCCCAAAG ATGGGCTGCATATGTTGCTGGGACAATACTTGTGTTGATGACCGAGCTAGGCGTGGTCTTCAGAGATAGCATGAGCATTCTG GTTTCTTCATCTGTTCCTGAAGGTAAAGGTGTCTCCTCTTCTGCATCAGTCGAGGTTGCCAGTATGTCTGCTATTGCTGCAGCCTATG GTTTAAATATCCCTCCAAGGGATCTTGCTATACTGTGTCAAAAG GTCGAGAATTGCATTGTTGGAGCACCTTGTGGGGTAATGGATCAAATGACATCTGCGTGTGGAGAAGCTAACAAACTTCTTGCAATGATTTGTCAG cctgcagaaGTGAAAGAGTTGGTTAGCATTCCAACTCATATTCGATTCTGGGGTCTTGACTCTGGGATACGGCATAG TGTTGGTGGGACTGACTATGGCTCTGTAAGGGTAGGCACTTACATGGGGCGCAAAATGATCAAGTGTGCTGCATCTGACCTTCTTTCACAATCACTACCCTCCTGTCCTCCTATGCAATCAGGCGACACAAATTCTGATGAATATGAAGAACATGGTGTAGATCTTCTGAAATCTGAAGCTTCGCTCGAATATTTGTGCAGCCTACCACCTCATAG ATATGAAGCTGTCTATGCAAGAGATATTCCAGAGATCATAACAGGGGATACATTTCTGGAGAAGTATGGAGATCATAATGATGCAGTAACAGTTGTTGACCCAAAACGATCTTATTGCGTGAAGGCTCCTACTAGACATCCTATATACGAGAACTTCCGAGTTGAG GCCTTTAAAGCACTATTAACAGCAGCTAAAACAGACGAGCAACTTTCAGCCCTTGGAGAACTGATGTAtcag TGCCACTATAGTTATAATGCTTGTGGACTTGGTTCTGACGGAACCGACAGGCTTGTTAATTTAGTGCAAGAATTCCAGCACAGGAAGAACTCACAAGATGGAAGTCCTAGTTTATTTGGTGCAAAGATAACTGGTGGTGGGTCTGGGGGCTCGGTTTGTGTTATTGGGAAAAATTGCCTGAAAAGCAGTGAAGAGATTTTTGAG ATTCAGAAGAGATACAAAGCTGCTACTGGGTACCTACCGATTGTTTTCGACGGCTCATCTCCAGGTGCGGGCAAGTTTGGATACCTGAAGATTCGACGGCGATCCACGTAA
- the LOC102707836 gene encoding uncharacterized protein LOC102707836, whose amino-acid sequence MVGFMGKRKELDQVVDGLSDFSLSGPAAKSRRLDIGLPPIMEEEMPGPSTPFGHEMLGEEIHNVVSMPIMEDMVRGGMESHPSSEDKALVLYKPVDNTVCLGPGTLNPSIIISPDLIRGLKNQAFNERNYHRLEDKSPGCSNSLALVPWTPPKIATISDLPTSNSKNTEFLEVPMESDETEVDSMDVEESPEITVATIDNDSLHQWQQHCMTPSSLPNPSAHVMWSR is encoded by the exons ATGGTGGGGTTCATGGGGAAGAGGAAGGAGCTGGACCAGGTGGTGGACGGCCTCTCCGACTTCTCCCTCTCCGGCCCCGCCGCGAAGAGCCGCAGATTG GATATTGGACTCCCACCTATTATGGAAGAAGAAATGCCAGGTCCTTCCACACCATTTGGACATGAGATGCTAGGAGAGGAAATCCACAATGTTGTTAGCATGCCCATTATGGAAGACATGGTGAGAGGTGGCATGGAATCTCATCCGTCAAGTGAGGATAAGGCACTTGTTTTATACAAGCCAGTAGACAACACTGTTTGCCTTGGGCCTGGGACCTTGAACCCTTCAATCATCATCAGTCCAGACTTGATACGTGGTCTAAAGA ATCAAGCGTTTAATGAAAGGAACTATCATAGGCTGGAGGACAAATCTCCTGGATGCAGCAACTCCTTGGCTTTGGTTCCTTGGACACCACCAAAGATTGCCACAATATCTGATTTGCCCACTTCCAATTCGAAAAACACAGAATTTCTTGAAGTGCCCATGGAGTCTGATGAGACAGAAGTCGACTCTATGGATGTCGAGGAATCTCCTGAAATAACTGTTGCAACAATCGACAATGACAGCCTTCACCAATGGCAACAACACTGTATGACCCCGTCGTCGCTACCAAACCCTTCAGCCCATGTTAtgtggtcaaggtga